A section of the Paracoccaceae bacterium genome encodes:
- a CDS encoding ATPase produces MSDWAAKRFWKDTSVVEVGDGWTVHLDTRCVRTPAKAALTLPTRPMAEAIAAEWAAQDGLINPLTMPVTRAANAAIDKVAPQRAEVAAMIAAYGETDLLSHRAEGPAELVARQATAWDPLLDWAAQMFGARLGVGAGIMPLDHPPEALRRLADAVATYDPFELTALHDLVSLTGSLIIGLATLHGVQPSEALWQAGRIDEDWQIEQWGRDDLADAEAAIRRTGFLQAIAFFHLTQRY; encoded by the coding sequence ATGAGCGATTGGGCCGCCAAACGTTTCTGGAAAGACACCTCTGTGGTCGAAGTCGGCGATGGCTGGACCGTCCACCTCGACACGCGTTGCGTGCGCACCCCCGCAAAGGCGGCCCTGACACTGCCGACCCGCCCCATGGCCGAGGCCATTGCGGCCGAATGGGCGGCGCAGGACGGTCTGATCAATCCCCTGACAATGCCCGTGACCCGCGCCGCCAATGCTGCCATCGACAAGGTCGCGCCGCAACGTGCCGAAGTTGCAGCCATGATCGCGGCCTATGGGGAAACCGACTTGCTGAGCCATCGCGCCGAAGGCCCGGCAGAGCTTGTGGCGCGACAGGCCACGGCCTGGGACCCGCTGCTGGACTGGGCTGCGCAGATGTTCGGGGCGCGCCTGGGCGTCGGCGCGGGCATCATGCCGCTTGACCATCCGCCCGAAGCTCTGCGCCGGCTTGCCGATGCGGTGGCGACCTATGATCCCTTTGAACTGACCGCCCTGCATGACCTTGTCAGTCTGACCGGTTCACTGATCATCGGGCTGGCAACCCTGCACGGCGTTCAGCCGTCCGAAGCGCTATGGCAGGCCGGGCGAATCGATGAAGACTGGCAGATTGAACAGTGGGGACGCGATGATTTGGCCGACGCCGAGGCAGCGATTCGCCGAACAGGATTTTTGCAAGCGATTGCATTCTTTCACCTTACGCAACGTTATTAG
- a CDS encoding transposase gives MARKRHSDEDVLKLLREIELKLTGGSDVASACRSVGISDATYYNWRKRFGGMGRSQLSEMRSLEKENGRLKKIVAELELDKLILKESLNYLKPRA, from the coding sequence ATGGCACGGAAACGGCATTCGGACGAAGATGTATTGAAGCTGCTGCGTGAGATTGAGCTGAAGCTGACGGGAGGAAGTGACGTTGCATCGGCGTGTCGTAGCGTCGGCATCAGCGATGCGACATATTACAACTGGCGGAAACGGTTTGGTGGTATGGGACGGTCGCAGTTGTCGGAGATGCGCAGCCTGGAAAAGGAGAATGGGCGTCTCAAGAAGATCGTCGCTGAGCTTGAATTGGACAAGCTGATCCTCAAAGAAAGCCTGAACTACTTAAAGCCCAGGGCCTGA
- a CDS encoding HAD-IA family hydrolase, which translates to MARLILFDVDGTLIDSQAHIQAAMAAAFADQGLAAPDRAAVLSIIGLSLPQAMARLAPDANADALSDAYKASFASARASAVDPAPLYPGARDALDRLHGAGHLLGTATGKSRRGLDHMVAHHGLEAHFVTLQCADTHPSKPHPSMVLTAMEDAGVGPEDTVMIGDTTFDIQMGRAAGVATIGVSWGYHPVSSLRDCGAGRIADDFGDLLQGFLVEAAG; encoded by the coding sequence ATGGCCCGCCTGATCCTGTTTGATGTCGATGGCACCCTGATCGACAGTCAGGCGCATATTCAGGCGGCCATGGCGGCGGCCTTCGCGGATCAGGGGCTGGCAGCGCCGGACCGTGCGGCGGTCCTGTCCATCATCGGCCTGTCGTTGCCGCAGGCCATGGCCCGGTTGGCGCCTGATGCGAATGCCGATGCGTTAAGCGATGCATACAAAGCCTCGTTCGCCAGTGCGCGGGCCAGTGCTGTGGACCCGGCACCGCTGTACCCCGGGGCGCGCGACGCGCTGGACCGGCTGCATGGGGCCGGTCATCTGCTGGGCACGGCCACGGGAAAATCCCGGCGCGGATTGGATCACATGGTCGCGCATCACGGGCTGGAGGCGCATTTCGTCACGCTGCAATGCGCTGACACGCATCCGTCCAAACCCCACCCCTCGATGGTTCTGACGGCGATGGAGGATGCCGGGGTCGGCCCCGAAGACACCGTGATGATCGGCGACACCACCTTCGACATCCAGATGGGTCGCGCCGCCGGGGTGGCGACGATCGGGGTCAGCTGGGGATACCACCCGGTATCCAGCCTGCGCGACTGCGGGGCGGGTCGGATCGCGGATGATTTCGGCGATCTTCTACAAGGTTTTCTGGTCGAGGCTGCTGGATGA
- a CDS encoding IS3 family transposase, translating to MGQADPQRKPELLKAQGLTTGELRQAVIHTRQKLATSERRTCRVVGLARSSLQYRPAPKDDDALRLALIRLAKQYGRYGYRKVSELLRIEGWRVNHKKVERLWQEEGLQLPQRHRKRRRLYHKDSSIIRLRPTHPNHIWSIDFVHDKLSNGRSYKMLTVLDEYTRQALAVEVRSRMGAEDVLEALYPLLLCHGTPEYIRSDNGPEFVAKAMQEWLVRVGVRPIRIYPGSPWENGYNERFNGTLRHEILNAEWFTTTKQAQIVINHWLKQYNHTRPHQALNMRPPMPETLIRNGPELGG from the coding sequence ATTGGACAAGCTGATCCTCAAAGAAAGCCTGAACTACTTAAAGCCCAGGGCCTGACGACTGGGGAGCTCCGTCAGGCCGTTATTCATACGCGCCAAAAGCTCGCGACCTCGGAGCGGAGGACCTGCCGGGTCGTCGGTCTGGCGCGAAGCTCTCTGCAATATCGACCCGCGCCAAAAGACGATGATGCTCTACGGCTCGCTTTGATCCGCCTGGCCAAGCAATATGGGCGCTACGGCTATCGTAAAGTTTCGGAACTCCTGCGCATCGAGGGCTGGCGGGTCAATCATAAGAAGGTTGAGCGTCTCTGGCAGGAAGAAGGACTGCAACTCCCGCAGCGGCACAGGAAGCGCAGACGGCTTTATCACAAGGACAGCTCGATCATTCGCCTCAGGCCGACGCATCCGAACCACATCTGGAGCATCGACTTCGTTCACGACAAGCTCAGCAATGGCCGGAGCTACAAGATGCTGACCGTTCTGGATGAGTACACCCGGCAGGCCCTGGCCGTGGAAGTTCGCAGCAGGATGGGCGCCGAAGATGTTCTGGAGGCGCTATATCCGCTGCTCCTCTGCCATGGCACGCCGGAGTATATCCGCTCCGACAACGGCCCAGAGTTCGTAGCCAAGGCGATGCAGGAGTGGTTGGTTCGCGTTGGTGTTCGACCAATTAGAATCTATCCGGGGTCCCCTTGGGAAAACGGATACAACGAGAGGTTCAACGGCACTCTCCGGCACGAGATCCTCAACGCTGAATGGTTCACAACAACGAAACAGGCACAGATCGTCATCAATCATTGGCTTAAGCAGTACAACCACACACGTCCGCACCAGGCTCTGAACATGCGACCACCAATGCCAGAAACTCTAATCAGAAATGGCCCAGAACTTGGGGGCTAG
- a CDS encoding RluA family pseudouridine synthase, with protein MSGVQTLTIGKDEGDQRLDRWFRRHFPQVGQGRIEKLCRKGEIRVDGGRVKAATRVAVGQVVRIPPLPDTAAPKPRRTFKVSDADAAMIRDCVLYRDDHLIALNKPAGLATQGGSGQTRHIDGMAEALCFGLEDAPKLVHQLDKDTSGVLLLARSRAAAKSLAEAFRHRNTRKIYWAAVAGVPHPRMGTIKYGLVKAPGAKGERMLCVHPDEVASTPDAKRATTDFAVLANLGQRAAWVALSPITGRTHQLRAHMAEIGHPIAGDGKYGGSGQENLGDGWGAGLGGALSKKLHLHARSLTFKHPFTGAALTLTAPLPDHMTRTWEVMDWRAADVPPDPFDEDAEWPA; from the coding sequence ATGAGCGGTGTCCAGACCCTGACCATCGGCAAGGATGAGGGCGACCAGCGTCTTGACCGCTGGTTCCGCCGCCATTTCCCGCAGGTCGGGCAGGGACGGATCGAAAAGCTGTGCCGCAAGGGCGAAATTCGCGTGGACGGTGGCCGGGTGAAGGCCGCGACCCGTGTGGCAGTCGGGCAGGTGGTCCGCATACCGCCGCTGCCGGACACCGCCGCGCCCAAACCGCGCCGGACATTCAAGGTATCTGATGCGGATGCCGCGATGATCCGTGATTGCGTCCTCTATCGCGACGACCACCTGATCGCACTCAACAAACCCGCCGGGCTGGCGACGCAAGGCGGCAGCGGCCAGACCCGCCATATCGACGGCATGGCCGAGGCGCTGTGTTTCGGGCTGGAGGATGCGCCCAAGCTGGTGCATCAGCTGGACAAGGATACCTCGGGCGTGCTGCTGCTGGCGCGCAGCCGCGCTGCCGCCAAATCACTGGCCGAGGCATTCCGCCATCGCAACACCCGCAAGATCTATTGGGCCGCGGTTGCGGGCGTGCCGCATCCGCGGATGGGCACGATCAAATACGGGTTGGTGAAAGCGCCCGGCGCGAAAGGTGAACGGATGCTGTGCGTCCACCCGGATGAGGTCGCCTCGACCCCCGATGCCAAACGGGCAACCACCGATTTCGCGGTACTGGCCAACCTGGGTCAGCGTGCTGCCTGGGTGGCGCTGTCGCCGATCACCGGGCGCACGCACCAGCTGCGCGCCCATATGGCCGAGATCGGGCACCCGATTGCGGGCGACGGCAAGTATGGCGGCAGCGGGCAGGAAAATCTGGGCGATGGCTGGGGTGCGGGGCTGGGGGGTGCGCTCAGCAAGAAACTGCACCTGCATGCCCGCAGCCTGACCTTCAAGCATCCTTTCACCGGCGCCGCGCTGACCCTGACGGCCCCCTTGCCCGACCACATGACCCGCACATGGGAGGTGATGGACTGGCGCGCCGCCGACGTCCCCCCCGACCCGTTTGATGAGGACGCGGAATGGCCCGCCTGA
- a CDS encoding transporter substrate-binding domain-containing protein, which yields MKKSTFLGALTVAGLAAAGAAAGTLDDVKERGKLNCGVSTGVAGFAMPDANGEWQGFDVAMCRAVAAAVLNDASAIEFVPTTGKTRFTALASGEIDMLARNTTWTFSRDVDLKFEFVGVNYYDGQGFLAPKELGVTSAKDLDGATICIQTGTTTELNLADFFRVNNISYEPVPIETNAEALQQLGAGSCDVYTSDASGLAASRATFENASEWVILPEIISKEPLGPLVRHGDSEWGDVVRWTLNALVAAEEYGVTSANMGDLAAAAGDNPEINRLLGTEGTLGEMLGLDAEWAQRAIGVAGNYGEVFEKNIGENTPIGLARGLNAQWTEGGLLYAPPFR from the coding sequence ATGAAAAAATCAACTTTTCTGGGCGCTTTGACCGTTGCCGGTCTGGCTGCCGCAGGTGCCGCCGCTGGTACACTTGATGATGTCAAGGAACGCGGAAAGCTGAACTGCGGTGTGTCCACCGGCGTTGCCGGCTTTGCGATGCCCGATGCCAACGGTGAATGGCAGGGGTTTGACGTGGCCATGTGCCGCGCGGTTGCAGCCGCCGTTCTGAATGACGCTTCGGCGATCGAATTTGTTCCGACCACCGGCAAGACCCGCTTCACGGCGCTTGCCTCGGGCGAAATCGACATGCTGGCGCGCAACACCACCTGGACTTTCAGCCGCGATGTCGACCTGAAGTTCGAATTCGTCGGCGTGAACTATTACGACGGTCAGGGCTTTCTGGCACCGAAAGAGCTGGGCGTGACCTCGGCCAAGGATCTGGATGGCGCAACAATCTGCATTCAGACCGGTACGACCACGGAACTGAACCTCGCGGATTTCTTCCGCGTCAACAACATCAGCTATGAGCCGGTTCCGATTGAAACCAACGCCGAAGCGCTGCAGCAGCTTGGTGCCGGTTCCTGTGATGTCTATACCTCTGACGCATCCGGTCTGGCCGCAAGCCGTGCAACGTTCGAGAACGCCAGCGAGTGGGTGATCCTGCCCGAAATCATCTCGAAAGAGCCGCTGGGCCCGCTGGTCCGTCACGGTGACAGCGAATGGGGTGACGTGGTTCGCTGGACGCTGAACGCGCTGGTCGCTGCCGAGGAATATGGCGTGACCTCGGCCAATATGGGCGATCTGGCTGCGGCTGCCGGTGACAACCCGGAAATCAACCGTCTTCTGGGCACCGAAGGCACCTTGGGCGAAATGCTGGGTCTGGATGCCGAATGGGCACAGCGCGCCATTGGCGTTGCCGGCAACTATGGCGAGGTGTTCGAAAAGAACATCGGTGAGAACACGCCAATCGGTCTGGCGCGCGGTCTGAACGCGCAGTGGACCGAAGGTGGTCTGCTCTACGCACCGCCGTTCCGCTAA
- the crcB gene encoding fluoride efflux transporter CrcB, translating into MFATLLQVAAGGALGASARYLTGVGAVRLFGHGFPWGTLIVNVVGSFLMGVLIVVLAQKGGMRFAPFLTIGLLGGFTTFSAFSLDAVTLFERGQIGAAAGYVAASVVVSIAALFFGLWIARGAV; encoded by the coding sequence ATGTTTGCAACGCTTCTACAAGTGGCCGCCGGTGGCGCATTGGGTGCGTCCGCGCGGTATCTGACCGGGGTCGGCGCCGTGCGGCTGTTCGGCCATGGGTTTCCCTGGGGGACGCTGATTGTGAACGTTGTCGGCTCTTTCCTGATGGGGGTGCTGATCGTGGTTCTGGCGCAAAAGGGCGGCATGCGGTTCGCGCCGTTCCTGACCATCGGCCTGCTAGGCGGCTTCACCACATTCTCGGCCTTTTCGCTGGACGCGGTGACGTTGTTTGAACGCGGGCAGATCGGCGCGGCAGCAGGCTATGTCGCGGCCTCGGTCGTCGTGTCTATCGCTGCTCTGTTCTTCGGCCTCTGGATCGCAAGGGGCGCGGTATGA